One window of Flavobacteriales bacterium genomic DNA carries:
- a CDS encoding transposase: MGEAYRIHRQNDLYFLTFTVIDWMDVFTRKEHMAIVVDSLNFCVANKGFSINAWVLMSNHLHLLGYAREGFRLSDITRDLKKFTSRSIREHIQTGIESRRHWLLDRMAFRARQVARSDEFKLWEDDSHAVLIEDVEHRTNVIDYIHNNPVKAHFVRLPEHYLHSSAIDYANGNGLVKVELV, from the coding sequence ATGGGCGAAGCCTACCGCATCCATCGTCAAAACGATCTTTATTTCCTCACGTTCACCGTGATCGATTGGATGGATGTGTTCACACGCAAGGAGCACATGGCGATCGTCGTGGATTCGCTCAACTTTTGTGTCGCCAACAAGGGGTTTTCGATCAATGCTTGGGTGCTCATGTCCAATCACCTGCACCTATTGGGTTATGCGCGTGAGGGTTTTCGGCTGAGCGATATTACACGGGACCTGAAGAAATTCACCTCACGCTCGATCCGCGAACACATTCAGACCGGGATAGAAAGCAGGCGCCACTGGCTTCTTGACAGGATGGCTTTCCGGGCACGACAAGTAGCCCGATCCGATGAGTTCAAACTCTGGGAGGACGACAGTCATGCCGTGCTGATCGAAGATGTTGAACACAGGACCAATGTGATCGATTACATCCATAACAACCCGGTGAAGGCACACTTTGTTAGGCTGCCCGAACACTATTTGCACAGCTCCGCGATCGACTATGCCAATGGAAATGGCTTGGTCAAGGTGGAGTTGGTTTAA
- a CDS encoding TPM domain-containing protein, translating to MEEWLTAEELGRVRDAVRAAEKRTSGEIRVHLDVAIMEDVLDHAAFVFDDLGMARTKDRNGVLIYVSIPGRKVAVIGDVAIHAKLGDDYWHGVLDLILEDFKQDRFCEGLCAGVERLGEQLREHFPHQRDDVNELNDDVSFGI from the coding sequence ATCGAGGAGTGGCTTACGGCCGAGGAGCTGGGCCGGGTACGTGATGCCGTCCGTGCCGCGGAGAAGCGCACCAGTGGCGAGATCCGCGTACACCTCGACGTGGCCATCATGGAGGATGTGCTCGATCACGCGGCCTTCGTCTTCGACGACCTCGGGATGGCCAGGACGAAGGACCGCAACGGCGTGCTGATCTATGTGAGCATTCCCGGGCGGAAGGTGGCCGTGATCGGTGATGTGGCCATCCACGCCAAACTGGGCGATGATTATTGGCACGGTGTGCTGGACCTGATCCTGGAGGATTTCAAGCAGGACCGTTTCTGCGAAGGCCTGTGCGCCGGAGTGGAACGGCTCGGCGAGCAGCTCCGCGAGCATTTTCCCCACCAGCGCGACGACGTGAACGAACTGAACGACGACGTGAGCTTCGGAATATGA
- a CDS encoding isoaspartyl peptidase/L-asparaginase — protein sequence MSAAHSPVAIAVHGGAGTLDPSALTPEKESAYRGALSAAVRRGHAVLTAGGSALDAVEAAVRVLEDTPLFNAGRGAVFTAGGTHEMDAAIMQGSDLRAGAVAGVGNVKNPVGLARLVMEKSGHVMLGGRGAFEFAHEQKVELEDDEYFFDQLRHDQWQEVRGSAEVRLDHSAGEKKFGTVGAVALDAQGHLAAATSTGGMTNKRWQRIGDSPVIGAGTYANDATCAISCTGNGEAFLRAVAAHDVHALMAYKGLSLEEAVHIVVHEKLPPLDGEGGLIAVDKHGHIVLDFNCTGMYRARIDGRGEEVGIF from the coding sequence ATGTCCGCTGCTCACAGCCCTGTGGCCATTGCCGTCCACGGGGGCGCGGGCACGTTGGACCCTTCGGCCTTGACGCCGGAGAAAGAAAGTGCTTATCGAGGCGCGCTCTCCGCCGCTGTCCGGCGCGGCCATGCCGTGCTCACTGCCGGCGGAAGCGCATTGGATGCCGTGGAGGCCGCCGTGCGCGTGCTGGAGGACACACCGCTGTTCAATGCAGGGCGTGGTGCTGTTTTCACAGCGGGTGGCACGCACGAGATGGACGCCGCGATCATGCAAGGCAGCGACCTGCGCGCGGGTGCCGTGGCCGGCGTGGGGAACGTGAAGAACCCCGTTGGCCTAGCGCGCTTGGTGATGGAGAAGAGCGGCCATGTGATGCTCGGCGGGCGCGGTGCTTTCGAATTCGCGCACGAACAGAAAGTGGAACTGGAGGACGACGAATATTTCTTCGACCAACTGCGCCACGACCAATGGCAGGAGGTGCGCGGCAGTGCCGAAGTACGCTTGGACCACAGCGCGGGCGAAAAGAAATTCGGGACGGTAGGTGCCGTGGCGCTTGACGCGCAAGGCCACTTGGCGGCCGCCACCAGCACCGGCGGCATGACGAACAAACGCTGGCAACGCATCGGCGACAGCCCGGTGATCGGTGCCGGCACATACGCCAATGACGCCACCTGCGCCATCAGCTGCACCGGCAATGGCGAGGCTTTCCTGCGTGCCGTGGCCGCTCACGACGTTCACGCGTTGATGGCCTACAAGGGCCTTTCGCTGGAAGAAGCGGTGCACATCGTGGTGCATGAAAAACTGCCACCGCTGGACGGCGAGGGCGGCCTGATCGCCGTGGACAAACACGGGCACATCGTGCTGGACTTCAACTGCACCGGCATGTACCGCGCGCGGATCGACGGGCGCGGGGAGGAGGTGGGGATATTTTAG
- a CDS encoding DUF4920 domain-containing protein produces MAEFTKAAAEMDSLATKVTTEIIESCGKKGCWMDVKMADGSSMKVRFRDYGFFVPTKGLEGKEVVMQGRAKKDVTSVAMLQHYAEDAGKSKEEIAAITEPEMSWTFEADGVLIKE; encoded by the coding sequence ATGGCCGAATTCACGAAAGCTGCCGCCGAGATGGATTCCCTCGCGACCAAGGTGACGACGGAGATCATTGAAAGCTGCGGCAAGAAAGGCTGCTGGATGGACGTGAAGATGGCCGACGGGTCTTCCATGAAGGTCCGCTTCCGTGACTATGGCTTCTTCGTGCCCACCAAAGGCCTGGAAGGCAAGGAAGTGGTGATGCAAGGCCGCGCCAAGAAGGACGTGACCAGCGTGGCCATGCTGCAGCACTATGCGGAGGACGCCGGCAAGAGCAAGGAGGAGATCGCCGCGATCACCGAGCCGGAGATGAGCTGGACGTTCGAGGCGGACGGCGTGCTGATCAAAGAGTGA
- a CDS encoding LemA family protein → MKRSTIIILVAIAAVVLWAISFQRGMVGMDEGVKAQWSNVENAYQLRADKTKNIVEIIKGSADFEKTTLTDVINARAKATSIQLNANDLTPEKMAQFEQAQQQLTGALSRLMVTVERYPDLKTTTAFRDFQAQYEGMENRIGVERRKFNDLARAYNSKIKQIPNNFLAGIFGFTEKGYFTAQEGTDTAPDIDFGK, encoded by the coding sequence ATGAAACGTTCCACCATCATCATTCTCGTGGCCATTGCCGCCGTCGTTCTCTGGGCCATCAGCTTCCAACGGGGCATGGTGGGCATGGACGAGGGCGTGAAAGCCCAATGGAGCAACGTGGAGAACGCATACCAGTTGCGTGCTGACAAGACGAAGAACATCGTGGAGATCATCAAGGGCTCGGCGGATTTCGAGAAGACCACCCTTACCGACGTGATCAACGCCCGCGCCAAGGCCACCAGCATCCAGCTGAACGCGAATGACCTTACTCCGGAGAAGATGGCGCAGTTCGAGCAGGCCCAGCAGCAGCTCACCGGCGCGCTCAGCCGCCTCATGGTCACCGTGGAACGCTACCCCGACCTGAAGACCACTACGGCCTTCCGCGATTTCCAAGCGCAGTACGAGGGCATGGAGAACCGCATCGGCGTGGAGCGCCGCAAGTTCAACGACCTGGCACGGGCATACAACTCCAAGATCAAGCAGATCCCCAACAATTTCCTCGCGGGCATCTTCGGCTTTACCGAGAAAGGTTACTTCACGGCGCAAGAAGGCACTGATACCGCACCCGACATCGACTTCGGCAAGTGA
- a CDS encoding TerB family tellurite resistance protein — MAGYNKWIFGSLGFALTGTPIGAVVGFALGALMDNAQGIVVAKPGAGQRARPTQGPATSGDLALSLVVLTAAVMKADGKPTHGELGHVRKFFVQQFGPQHSAELLRLLRDVLKRDIPLRDVCAQIRGHLSHPERLQVMHYLIGLAHADGRVHIAEHQVLERIAADMGISQKDLASLDAMFGGPSAASAYTIIEVDPKASDEEVKKAYRRAAMKHHPDRVAHLGEEFQKAASEKFKKVQEAWERIERERGLK; from the coding sequence ATGGCCGGTTACAACAAGTGGATCTTCGGGAGCTTGGGCTTCGCGCTCACGGGCACGCCCATCGGCGCCGTGGTGGGCTTTGCGCTCGGCGCGTTGATGGACAACGCCCAAGGCATCGTAGTGGCCAAACCGGGTGCAGGGCAACGGGCACGGCCTACGCAGGGGCCGGCCACGTCCGGGGATCTGGCCCTCAGCTTGGTGGTGCTCACCGCCGCGGTGATGAAGGCCGATGGCAAGCCGACCCACGGCGAACTGGGCCATGTCCGCAAGTTCTTTGTCCAACAGTTCGGACCGCAGCACAGCGCGGAACTGCTGCGCCTCCTGCGTGATGTGCTGAAGCGCGACATCCCGCTCCGCGATGTCTGTGCGCAGATCCGTGGGCATTTGTCCCATCCGGAGCGCCTGCAGGTGATGCATTACCTCATCGGCCTGGCACACGCCGACGGCAGGGTCCATATTGCCGAACACCAAGTACTGGAGCGCATCGCCGCGGACATGGGCATCAGTCAGAAGGACCTGGCCTCGCTCGATGCCATGTTCGGGGGGCCGTCAGCGGCATCGGCATACACCATCATTGAAGTGGATCCCAAAGCCAGCGACGAGGAGGTGAAGAAGGCCTATCGCCGCGCCGCCATGAAGCACCACCCCGACCGTGTGGCCCACCTCGGCGAGGAGTTCCAGAAAGCGGCTTCCGAAAAATTCAAGAAGGTGCAGGAGGCCTGGGAGCGGATCGAGCGGGAGAGAGGGTTGAAGTAA
- a CDS encoding TPM domain-containing protein gives MLRSLLLFAFASITVWGSAAEMDPCFPPKPANEDQLVFQYTNFLDKQQEADLNNKLVNFARETSNRIAIVAVDTLCGYPASDFAFELGQAWGFGKKGIDNGVLILVKPNGRAGDRHVFIAVGYGLEGAIPDLIAKRIVDEEVLPRFRNGDFYGGMDKATDVLMALAKGEINAKSYGEKPVPWVPLLMILALFLFIFWSMVRRTRKYARVNSLDFWAAWALMNAAGSSHSGRWGGFSGGGGGGFGGGGGGFGGFGGGGFGGGGAGGSW, from the coding sequence GTGCTGCGGTCCCTGCTTCTCTTTGCGTTCGCTTCGATCACCGTGTGGGGATCCGCGGCGGAAATGGACCCTTGCTTCCCTCCCAAACCCGCGAATGAGGATCAACTTGTTTTTCAGTACACCAACTTCTTGGACAAGCAACAAGAGGCGGACCTGAACAACAAGCTGGTGAATTTCGCCCGCGAGACCAGCAACCGGATCGCCATCGTGGCCGTGGACACGCTCTGCGGCTATCCCGCTTCCGACTTCGCCTTCGAATTGGGCCAGGCCTGGGGTTTTGGCAAGAAGGGCATCGACAACGGGGTGCTGATCTTGGTGAAGCCCAACGGCAGGGCCGGCGACCGCCATGTGTTCATCGCCGTGGGCTATGGGCTGGAAGGTGCCATCCCTGACCTCATCGCCAAGCGCATCGTGGACGAGGAAGTGCTGCCGCGGTTCCGCAATGGCGACTTCTACGGCGGCATGGACAAAGCCACCGACGTGCTGATGGCCTTGGCCAAGGGCGAGATCAACGCGAAGAGCTACGGTGAGAAGCCCGTGCCTTGGGTGCCGCTGCTGATGATCCTCGCGTTATTCCTGTTCATTTTCTGGTCGATGGTGCGCCGTACGCGGAAATACGCCCGGGTGAACAGCCTCGATTTCTGGGCCGCTTGGGCGCTGATGAACGCGGCCGGTTCCTCGCATAGCGGACGCTGGGGCGGCTTCTCCGGCGGCGGCGGAGGAGGCTTCGGTGGGGGCGGGGGAGGCTTTGGCGGTTTCGGTGGCGGCGGCTTCGGCGGCGGTGGGGCCGGTGGTTCCTGGTAA